Below is a window of Acidobacteriota bacterium DNA.
CGTCCTGGAGCGCCTGGCGAATCGACGCGCCGCCCTCGTCGGTCTCCTCGGTGCGGGTGTCGCTCACCGTGAGCACCGCGCAGCGGACGATGCGTCCGCTGGCGGCGGCGCGGTGTTCTTCGACAGAATTCGAGGGTTCCTGGACGGAATCGCTCACCAGCCTCAGCCCTCCAGGTCCCGCAGTACCCGCTCCACGTGGCCCTTGGCGCGGACGTTGCGGTAGGCCTTCTGCAGGGTGCCGTCGGCGGCGACCAGGAAGGTGCTGCGGATGATGCCCTGGTAGACCCGGCCGTAGTTCTTCTTCTCCCCGAAGGCGCCGATCTGGCTCAGCAGCTCGGCGTCGGCGTCGGTGAGCAGGGGGAAGGTCAGGTCGTATTTGTCGATGAAATTGCAGTGGGATTTGGCGGAATCCTTGGAGATACCCGCCACCGCGTAGCCGTGCTGCCGGAAAGTCTCCAGCTGGTCGCGGAAATCCTGGGCCTCGACGGTGCAACCCGGAGTGTTGTCCTTGGGATAGACGTAGAGCACCAGGCCGGTGTCACCGGTCAAATCCTTCAGGGAGCGCTCTTTGCCGTTCTCGTCGGGAAGTTGGAAGGGGGGAAACTGGTCGCCCTCTTGAATCATCGAAGTCTCCTCTATTTGGGTTCTCAGCCTCGCCGTCGAGGCTGCGTACAAGCTTGAGACTAGCTCTCCTGAGATCTTGGCGCTACCTGTGCCGAGGCCTGAGCGGATGCAACCCAGGACACGGCCTCGGTGTACCTGTAGTTGACGGAGGCGGGCTTTTTGACCATGCTGTATGGTCTCTTGGCGCCGAAGATTTCGGCGCCAGCGGCCGAAGCCAGCGCCATCCCGGCTTCCCATCTCGTTCCCAGGGTCCCTTCCTTGGGGCGGTTCATCGGGTGGCTTCTTCCGAAACGCAGCACGGCTCGGGCCCGTTTCCTCGGTGGATTTCAGGGTTCGGCAGACCCGCCGGTCCGGCGGTCTTATCCAAGGGTTCTCAGGATCGGCTCGATAGGGCAGGGTAGGTATTTATGACGTCATTGGTCATCGTGGAATCGCCGGCGAAGGCGAAGACCATCTCTCGAATCCTCGGCAAGGACTACTCCGTGGAGGCCAGCTACGGTCACGTGCGGGATCTTCCGGAGAGTGCCGATCAGATTCCCGAGAAGGTCAAGAAGGAATCCTGGGCGCGGCTGGGGGTCAACGTGGGAGAGGACTTCGCGCCTCTCTACGTCGTACCCCAGGACAAGAAGAAATACATCACCCGCCTGCGCCAGGCTCTCAAGGGAGCCGACGAGCTGCTGCTGGCTACAGATGAAGACCGCGAGGGCGAGAGCATCAGCTGGCACGTGGTGGAGGTGCTCAAGCCCAAGGTGCCGGTGCGCCGCATCGCCTTCCACGAGATCACCGACGACGCCATCAAGGCGGCCCTCGCCAAGCCCCGGGAGATCGACGAGAACCTGGTGCGGGCGCAGGAGAGCCGCCGCATCGTGGACCGCCTCTACGGCTACCAGCTGTCGCCGGTGCTGTGGAAGAAGGTGCGCACGGGCCTGTCCGCCGGCCGCGTCCAGAGCGTGGCGGTGCGCCTGTGCGTGCTGCGGGAGCGCGAGCGCCAGAGCTTCCGCTCGGCGACCTATTGGGACGTCGAGGCGGAATTCGTCAAGGATGCCGTGCACTACACCGCCCGGCTGTCCAAGGTGGACGGCCAGAAGGTCGCCAGCGGCCAGGACTTCGACCCCGACACCGGTGAGCTCAAGAAAGGCGCCCGGGGGCTGTGGATCCGCACCGAGGAAGAGGCCCAGGCGCTCATCGACGGCTGGGAGACCCCGTTTACCGTCACCTCGGTGGAGAAGAAGCCCCAGAAGCGCCGCCCGGCGCCGCCCTTCACCACCTCGTCGCTGCAGCAGGAGGCCAACCGCAAGCTGCGCTTTTCCGCCCGCCACACCATGCGGGTGGCCCAGCGGCTGTACGAGGGCATCGACACCGGCGGTGACCGGGTGGGT
It encodes the following:
- a CDS encoding peroxiredoxin; its protein translation is MIQEGDQFPPFQLPDENGKERSLKDLTGDTGLVLYVYPKDNTPGCTVEAQDFRDQLETFRQHGYAVAGISKDSAKSHCNFIDKYDLTFPLLTDADAELLSQIGAFGEKKNYGRVYQGIIRSTFLVAADGTLQKAYRNVRAKGHVERVLRDLEG